One Panulirus ornatus isolate Po-2019 chromosome 71, ASM3632096v1, whole genome shotgun sequence genomic window carries:
- the LOC139747932 gene encoding SPARC-related modular calcium-binding protein 1-like — MHNREDIVLDNAQSAFFFTGPRPSCEHERRSTLEAERAGNNSIPILACQPNGRYEPVQCYKDLCFCVDEWSGNSLDGTVVKNGTPDCSRPMPHARDWPGCTGETKAKFIKDLKKYLLSKAEGGDRSAGAESSTQSVEEFAATYHFRNLDRNNNNYLEKKEKRLAKRFLKSNPKLKQCGRKITKYCDADRDNRVSLEEWVACVVFKQNDTGGLAQKEQSLYNCIYYIVHLDWNRSNLFKQYT; from the coding sequence tctgctttttttttcacagggcCTAGGCCTTCTTGCGAGCATGAACGGAGGTCCACGCTAGAGGCTGAGCGCGCTGGCAACAACAGCATCCCCATCCTCGCTTGTCAACCTAACGGGAGATATGAGCCTGTCCAGTGTTACAAAGATCTTTGTTTCTGTGTGGACGAATGGTCAGGGAACAGCTTGGATGGCACAGTGGTCAAGAATGGCACTCCAGATTGCTCTCGACCAATGCCTCATGCTCGGGATTGGCCAGGTTGCACTGGAGAAACTAAGGCCAAGTTCATTAAGGACCTGAAGAAGTATTTACTGAGCAAGGCGGAGGGAGGTGACAGAAGTGCAGGGGCAGAGTCGTCTACGCAGTCAGTTGAGGAGTTCGCTGCTACCTATCACTTCCGCAACCTCGACAGAAACAATAACAACTACttagagaagaaggaaaagagactaGCAAAGAGATTTTTGAAAAGCAACCCAAAACTGAAACAGTGTGGACGAAAGATTACAAAATACTGTGATGCGGACAGGGATAACAGGGTGTCACTAGAAGAGTGGGTCGCCTGTGTTGTCTTCAAGCAAAACGATACTGGTGGACTGGCACAGAAGGAGCAGTCTTTGTATAATTGTATATATTACATTGTACATTTAGATTGGAACAGGAGCAATCTTTTTAAACAATATACAtag